The segment CTTCAGTGCGGGCTTTCAAGCCCTTATGCACAGGCGCTCCCAGAGTTCCACCCACGCCTGATTGGTTTGTCAATTTGTGAAATGCCGGAGCCTGTTTCTGAATAAATATTATGGCCATCCATCAATGTAAGTACTCACTTACCGGATGAACCTTAATTTTCAAACGATGAATGTTTTGCTGCGGTCTATCCGTACGATAGATTATGTACTACGCTTGTACATAACATTAGACAATCGCCTCATACAGAAGGAGCCCGCCATGAAAACGAAAATCATTGCTGCATTGGTTGTGTGCGCATGTGCATTAATCGCCATTGGCGAAGTGAAAGAACCGACGCAAAACGAACTGGCCGAACAACTATTGGTTTCAATGAACGTCCCGCAAACGACGGAGCAGGTCATGGACATTATGAAAGAGATGCTGCCCATGCAAATGAAGCAAATGGGCATGCCGGATGCGGTGATTAATGACCAGACCAACGAGTATATGAAGAAGGTGATGGACTTCACCGCGAAAGAAGTCGGTTGGGAAGCGATGAAAGAAGACTATATCGCTCTCTACGCCGAGTCGTTCAGCAAAGAAGAACTCGAAGGCGCCATCGTGTTTTACTCTTCGGATATTGGACAGGCGTTCATCAAAAAACAGCCGGAGCTGATGCAGAAATCCATGCAGATTTCACAAAAGAAAATGATGGCGGTGATGCCAAAACTGCAAGAAATGATGAAAGAGTTTACCGACGAAATTAAAGAGAACGCCAAGCCGTCTGAAAAAGAATAGGCGTAACGCTTCGTTTAACCGCGCGGCGCAATGGACGGGTGTTGCGCCGCGCGAATTGAATGTACCTCTGGCTACTTAAGTTTCTTCCTGCATACAATTCACTTTGCTTATACTATTGTTAAAGAAATGCTTCATTTGAAGGGAACGGTATGAGCACGCTGCGTCGCGGTTCGGTCATAATTGTGGATGATGAGAAAGGTATGCGCCATATTTTGCAGCGCATGCTTTCGGATGAAGGCTATCTGGTTGCTACAGCCGAGAGCGGCGAAGACGCGCTGAGCAAGTTTGACGAACAGAATTTCGACGCCGCCATGTTTGATGTGCGGATGCCCGGCATGGACGGGCTGGCCCTGCTCGACCATGTGCGCGAGCGCTCGCCGCAAACCTCGGTGGTGATGATGACCGCCTTCGGCGCGGTCGAAACCGCCGTCAACGCCATGAAGCGCGGCGCCTACGAATATATCACCAAGCCGTTTAACAACGACGAGGTACTGCACATCGTTCACAACGCGGTCGAACGCAGGCGGCTGCACGACCGCAACGCCTATCTCTCGTCGGTGCTCGAAGAACGCGAGAGCATGGGCGGCATGATCGGCCAGAGCCGCGCCATGCAGTCGCTCTACCGCCTCATCGAAAAAGCCGCCCCCACCGACAGCACCATTTTGGTGTTGGGCGAAAGCGGCGCGGGTAAGGAACTGGTCGCCAACGCCATTCATCAACTTTCGGAGCGAAAAAAAGGGCCGTTCGTCGCGGTCAACTGCGGCGCTCTGCCGCGTGAGTTGATTGAAAGCGAATTATTCGGGCATGAAAAAGGCTCGTTCTCCGGCGCGCACCAAAGCAAGATCGGCTTGATTGAATCGGCTGACGGGGGGACGTTATTTCTTGACGAAATCGGCGACCTGCCGATGGATTTGCAGGTCAAGATTTTGCGCGTACTCGAACAAAAAGAGGTGCGCCGCATCGGCAGCGTGAAACCGAAAGCGGTCGATGCGCGCGTGGTCGCCGCCACTAACCGCGACTTGCGCGACGACGTTGAAAAAAAATCGTTCCGCGAAGATTTGTTCTTCCGGCTTTCGGTATTAGAAATTAAACTGCCGCCGTTGCGCGAACGCGAAGGCGATATCCCCATTTTGGCGGAGCATTTTTTACGGCGCTTCAATCAAAAAATGAACCGTTCCGTCGAAGGGGTTTCGCCGGAAGCGATGCGGCTGTTGTTGCAGCACAAGTGGCCGGGCAACGTGCGTGAACTCGAGAACATTATTCAGCGCTGCATGATCTTGCGCGAAAGCGGCGTGATTGAATTGCGCGACTTGCCCGAGCATCTGGCGCCTAAGATGGAGAACAAGGCGCCGTTGATGGCGGCGCTGTTTGACCCGAACCAGTTGTCGTTTCAAAAAGCGCGCGAGGCGTTTGAGCGTCATTATCTTGAAGAGCTGCTCAACCTCAACGACGGCAACGTTACTAAGTCCGCACTCATGGGCGGCATCAGCCGCCGCCACTTACAAGACCTCATTAACAAACACAACCTGCGATCCACCGGAGAGGAGTGATGCGACAGTTTGTAATTCCGTTCCTCCTATTGATTTTCACTTCTTGCTCACCGCAGGTTGAAGTCGGCGATGAAATGTTGGCGAAAAAAATTACCGCTGAAGTGGAACGATTCAAAGGCCTGGAATATTCCGTTCAATACATCACAACGACTTACAAGCACCACAATGATTTAATTGCGCAGCGCATCCAGCAGGCGTTCGAGCGGGACGCAATTTCAAACGAAGACCCGGATTTCGAAGCGCTCTATGCGCAGCAAGTGCAAGAATTCGCACAGAATGCGTATGCAATCACCCGACAGTACCGCATCATCGAAACCAAGGATTATTCCATCCACTCACAACGACAGCTGGGCAACGACCCCAACTGGGAACCATACCAGGGATTATTCAATGGCAAGAAAATGTATTCCATAACAGATGTGTGCGACAAATCGCTGTTCTCGAAAACGCGTGAATTTCGAAGATTTCAAATCAGCTATGTAAGCCACGACCGCAGCGTCATTTTTCAGGGAGACCGATTCCTACGGAAAGATTCAGAACTGCTGTACACAATCTTTCCATTGCGTACATTGTTTTGGCTCAGGAGTGCAGGATCCTTCAAGAATAAAGTAAACCAAATGCTCAAGCACGCTGCGTTTCCTGCTGATATT is part of the Candidatus Hinthialibacter antarcticus genome and harbors:
- a CDS encoding DUF2059 domain-containing protein, whose translation is MKTKIIAALVVCACALIAIGEVKEPTQNELAEQLLVSMNVPQTTEQVMDIMKEMLPMQMKQMGMPDAVINDQTNEYMKKVMDFTAKEVGWEAMKEDYIALYAESFSKEELEGAIVFYSSDIGQAFIKKQPELMQKSMQISQKKMMAVMPKLQEMMKEFTDEIKENAKPSEKE
- a CDS encoding sigma-54 dependent transcriptional regulator, coding for MSTLRRGSVIIVDDEKGMRHILQRMLSDEGYLVATAESGEDALSKFDEQNFDAAMFDVRMPGMDGLALLDHVRERSPQTSVVMMTAFGAVETAVNAMKRGAYEYITKPFNNDEVLHIVHNAVERRRLHDRNAYLSSVLEERESMGGMIGQSRAMQSLYRLIEKAAPTDSTILVLGESGAGKELVANAIHQLSERKKGPFVAVNCGALPRELIESELFGHEKGSFSGAHQSKIGLIESADGGTLFLDEIGDLPMDLQVKILRVLEQKEVRRIGSVKPKAVDARVVAATNRDLRDDVEKKSFREDLFFRLSVLEIKLPPLREREGDIPILAEHFLRRFNQKMNRSVEGVSPEAMRLLLQHKWPGNVRELENIIQRCMILRESGVIELRDLPEHLAPKMENKAPLMAALFDPNQLSFQKAREAFERHYLEELLNLNDGNVTKSALMGGISRRHLQDLINKHNLRSTGEE